In the Breoghania sp. genome, TGTGGAGCCATGGGGTGGAGACAACGGCAAATGTGCGCGGGCTCTGTCACTCTTGCAGGAGATCCTCGCGATCGAACTCTATTGCGCCTGCGCGGTGCTGGAACTTGCCGATGAGCCCCATCCTTTCGATGAAACGAAGTTGCGTGGTGCGAAAGCGGTTCGGCTGAACGAGACGGAGGTGTTCGGGATGGCCGCAAAGGCCGCTGCCAACGCGCGCGATTGCCCGGATTTTCTTTTATGACATCCGGTTGAGAGCCCTCGCCTAAGGGGCAGCCCCAAGTTTTCTGCGCGCAGGTGCGCAGGATATAAGGTTATGACAACCTGCTGGGGGAGATAGCGGTTTTGTCCATACGGTCAGCCAGCGAGAACGAACTCGGCATTCCCCTTCATCACCATGTCTATATCGTTTTGCGCCAGCAGATCCTGGAACGGCATTATCCGCCGGGTGAGGTGATGCCATCGGAAATGGAACTGTCTGCGCTGTTCGGCGTCTCGCGCATCACCGTGCGTCGTGCGCTGGACCGGTTGCAGAGCGAGAAGTTCGTCTCAAGAGCGCGCGGGCGGGGCACCTTCGCATTGCCGGTGGTGCCGCCCGCCCCGATCAAGGCGAACCTGCGCGGCATCTTTGAAAACCTCGTCGCGATGGGGCTTCAGACCACCGTGCGGCTGGTCGAATTCGCGCATGTCCCGGCCTCGCCGGAAGTCGCACTCGCCTTGGCGTGCGCGCCGGGCGATGATGTGCAGCGCGCGGTGCGAATCCGGTCGCATGAAGATGTGCCGTTTTCCCACCTCACCACCTATTTGCCGCCTGCGGTGGGGCGTCTCTTCAATGAGGCGGATCTGGCGGAACAGCCGCTTCTGACGTTGCTGGAAAAGGGCGGCGTGAAGGTGGCGGGGGCCGA is a window encoding:
- a CDS encoding GntR family transcriptional regulator → MSIRSASENELGIPLHHHVYIVLRQQILERHYPPGEVMPSEMELSALFGVSRITVRRALDRLQSEKFVSRARGRGTFALPVVPPAPIKANLRGIFENLVAMGLQTTVRLVEFAHVPASPEVALALACAPGDDVQRAVRIRSHEDVPFSHLTTYLPPAVGRLFNEADLAEQPLLTLLEKGGVKVAGAEQSISAKLADPIVARLLDTEPGAALVWVKRLVRDDAGVPVEFLQALYRPEIYEYHIKMARIEGDNASIWRPQEVSGTWPA